In the Ptychodera flava strain L36383 chromosome 1, AS_Pfla_20210202, whole genome shotgun sequence genome, TACTCGAATGGTCGCTGAAGTATATTGCGAATCGTATTTCGCGCGCGTTCTGTAACGGATGTTCATTTCTGCTATTGGTgatgttgttattttttaaaggGAGGCGGTTGTCCCGTCTGCGGCTGCGCCACTTTCTTGTTGATAGACATTGCCACTTCCCAGAAATTGGTGATGAATGTCTTGCATATGTgcaaatgtgaaacaaaattcagCATAGTTCACCAGTATTGTAGATTTCCAATCGACGCAACATCTTGCCAAATAAACTTTGGTTGTGTCCCTTCGTTTGCATGAAGCTGCTTTGCCCAGTCACAAGTTTCGGTACAACCGCCATTTTAAACTGTCGATATGGGCAAGGGATGTTGGGATATATATGCATCGCAACAGATCACTTGTTTTGGTCTCGTACGCATTGCCGCAGATTGGCCAATCCCCTccattgaaatgaatttcatgCTGGCGTAATTTTGTGGAGTTTCGGAATAAAACGAGATGAAAACACCTTCTGCCAAGCAGTCCtggaaaaattatatttaaaatttaccAAACAAGAAAAACGTTGCCATCGACTGTTGAAACCGCTGTGCCTCCTGCCAGTGGAAAGACGGTGGTCGAAGAACTATGGCATACCGCAAGAAAATCACAACTTAACCGAGAAAATGACCAGCCACACTGTTTTCAAGGAGAATATGCTATAAAAATTTTATATGCTATATATcttatatattttgtttatttaggtTTTATTTACCCGGTCGTCAGTCACTGGGCATGGTCAGAGGAGGGCTGGCTCTATGTAGGACCCGGCAACGGCATAACATATCAAGTAAGTATTATACTAACGAAATCCCCAATTTGAATTGTATTGAACTCGAAACAACCCAACCCACAAGTCTCCTGCGACTAAATTATGACTAGTATGAACTTTGTTATTCAACTTCTATCGCTGAAATGAAAGTCTCCTTTGAATATTATTTACACATGGGTCTGAAATATTCAACGAACGTGGAAGTATTGGCCATCAAAGTTTTCCTTCAGGGCATTACGCGCCTCGAAAattaaagatttaaacttttgctcagacgaATCCTGCAACCATTCTCTTGGCAAATCAAAAATGGAAATAAGCGGTCACTGTCctaattttggtactggagaaaaataatttccttacatttaccaatatttgaagttcaaaattgccgccatccctCTCTTTACTTTATGCGGGTAAAATAAATCAGGTTGTGAAATCTTACTTAGTACAAGAGCTTGACAATGAGCCCCATCACATTCAATTTTCCCGTGACCTCGATCGCGTACATCAATCCTGAACAGCGTAAGCGAGTTCGTCCGGACAAATTCGGTTTGAACAATTAATAACACTTGTTTTTCTCGACTTAGAGTAATTAAAAATGTACGAACAACCAATTTTTCGTTTGTTGGAGTTAAAGGTGAGTGTGAACATCATGACGTTGGAGACTTTTTGGAAAGCAGACAAAAGACACGGTTTATTGGATGTTTGAGTGGCTCATTCAATGCGAATACCGACTCATAGGAAAAATAAACTCTTGATGTCAACGTTCTTTGGCACTTTTCGCCCTCATTGAGTtatgttagttttgattgatCTTGTCTGAAGGAAGCTATCCTTGGATTTTTTCGCCATGCCTTCGTAACTttttattgatgatgatgatgatgatgatgatgatgatgatgagatgatgatgatgatggctatggtgatggtgatgatgatgatgatgatgatgatgatgatgatgatggctgtggttatggtggtgatggtgatgatgatgatgatgatgatgatgatgatgatgatgatgatgatgatgatgatgatgatgatgatgatgatgatgatgatgatgatgatgatgatgatgatgatgatgatgatgatgatgatgatgatgatggttgtgGTGATCATAGCGGCGGTGAAAATGATGATTATTATAACAGCATCTCTTCAACTCTTCTTTTTGGATTGTTGTAGGACTTTGCGGGAAGTGGAGTGGTTCATATGGTTGGTGGTACCGCTGCCCTTGTTGGTGCTGCCGTATTGGGACCGAGAATGGGACGATTTGTCGACGGTAAACCAGTCGATATCTCTGGACACACCGTACCCGTGAGTTTTAAAACTTTCCATGCGAGAATTCTCTGGTACTGATTTAGTCTGTTCGTTTCCATTCTACTGCATATACGTCAAATTTAGATATTTACATAATAATGTttgtaataagatttcgttttTGCCCTATGAAAAGGGCATCATCTTCATCATAGGCAGACAACAGTTTTAGAGACTgtggagaaaaaatgaaaatctgatCATAAGATTCCAAACGATCAGTAAATAAATATTCTCTTTATTCCTTTGTTATTGTAGTCTCTTTTTCCCTTAAATATGCCTTATTATAAAACGAACCAAATCAAATGAATCAATGACATTGTAGCGcattgatgacgtcatttccgGTTTGATTTTGCAGCTTGTAGCACTTGGcggtttcattttgatgtttggATTCTTCGCCTTCAATGGCGGATCACAGGCCAGTATATCTCAACCAGGTGACGGTCCAGTCGTCGCTCTGGCAATTGTAAACACCACCTTGGCCGGCAGCTTTGGCGCGTTGGTCGCCTTGGCTATCAGGAGAACCGGGCTTGTTATGTCTGGATCATGGAGTCTGCTGACCACAATAAACGGGGCCCTCACAGGCATGGTAGCTTTCTCTTCGCTGTTCGATTGAAGTTTCGGAAGGGTTTAGATTTCAAGGCGATGAACTCAAAGTATATGCGACGATTGCGTACAACATTATGAAATTATTCAAAGTATTACTAGTTTGATTGTCTCAATGATTTTTAAGCCAGAACATTCTCGTTCCTGATGCCGAAAATTACATTTGATAGAACGAATAGCTAGTTACAAAATTGTACTTTAATACGTGTTCTCGACTGAACGATCCCGAACGAACTTGACAAAACCTATTCCTTTTGacttgtttatttatgtattcatCTTCGCATCTATCTATTTTATTTATATGTCTATTTACGTATCATTCCTTCATTCGTTCGTTTTCAGGTTGCTATTTGCGCCGGCTGTTGCTGTGTTCACCCATGGGGCGCATGCGCAATCGGTGTCATAGCCGGCTTTACGTATATCTTCTGGAGCTGGGTAATTCTGAAAGTGGGAATTGACGATCCGCTCGACGCTGTCGCAGGTAATTTTCATTAGGAACACATTAATGTGCCTTTAGAGTGAGGAGTGAAAATCAGCTATAAATTATTAGACCTTaacattgttttaaaaaatccGGACTTGTCCCACACCTTCCTAAGAGGCTTGTGAAATAAGAAATATGACAATTACGGAAAAAAGCAATAATGTTCTGTCTACTGCTTTAtaactgtcaaattttggaaGGCGACATGTGTACATCCTAATAAttctgaccaccccctcccaagatcgtCTGGTCTATCCTTGGTGGCAACGTACGTTCAGTTCCTCTTGCCGCAGAAGACTTGAGTGATCAAACTGGACGATGCCGGAGAAATTGACATTGGCTCAAAATTGGTGAAGGAATTTAATACATATTTCAGTCTCATCAAAACTGATGTGTCTCCTGATGTAAATTCATGGAATTGTCCATCTAAATTACGTCCAACAGATGGGGTCTCacctcatatttttgacacggGGTTAATTAGTTTAATCATGATGGTGCGATGATAAGTGTTGTGTTTTGTTGGTACACAATATAATTGTcttttttgtctcattttcgtTTGTTGACTGTTTCTTTCCTCAGTTCATTTGGGTGGCGGTTTATGGGGAGTGATATCAGTTCCGATACTGGCGATTGATTCCGGCATCGTTTTCAGGATCTCAGATGCAGAAGCTTGGCAGGTAAGTCCGTAGATGACACATTTTTGTTGTGATCTTGGTTGCTGTTGTTTTAGAGAAGCATTATCACATATAGACCGAATGATCCGTCGCTGAAGGGTGCTCTCTGCGCTTCCTCACCGCCTCCAGAGGGAGGGTAAAGAACGCCCTCGGCGACGGATCTTTTAGTCTATGTCACATAAACATCGTGCTATTCAGTGTCCAGGGATCGAAGATATACGTTAATTCCCACTTTGAAATGAGAGCAAGTTCTGCAAAAACTAGATATTCATTAGAAATATTAACCAAGCGTTTTGAGGGTCAGTATTTTCGCTGCTGATAGCTGAACCAAAGTAAATCCCAgtgaaaaatgttaaataaaataGCTTCTAGTGTTATTTTGGCGAATCATTAATGAATATCAAGTTAATTGAAGATGTCTCAAACACTAAAGAAGAGAAAAGTCGATGTCTATTGGAGCAATACGCTGCATCTTTAAATTACCAATAAAAAGTGTCAACACATCCCGTCATTAAAGCAATGATCGCTGTCGGTTGGTCAGTTTTGACTGTTCAAATTCAGCACCACCAGTCTGGAAAGAGCAGAGGGCGGTCAATTTACGTACCAATTGAAAATTTGCGTATTCGTTTGTagttaaaatatttttggtaTCGATATTATATTAAACGTATTAATAGATTGCTCAAAAATAGTTTGGTGACCCACTACTCAACCCTTCTGTTGAGAACCCTGAAATTACttaaagggagggtgtcgtcggaactctgctcaaaggttgccaagGGCCCCTACggccacaggcgacccaataggttctgagtttttcacactgttttctctatcattttctcttctttcttcatgctctgaatgatcggaataaataaaataaatggtttatataacctaacctagcctctgtgactctttatttattttacactccattacaaggacgtatatctctcatacacacatgctgtaattaattagtcaacacaactaattatgctaatccgtggacttatcagaggttggtcaacatcggaaagatagtgatgttttcccgttttagtaaccattcctatctttcgcgatgttgaccaacccgtaaaatccctgataagtccacggattagcataattagttgtgttgactaattaattacagcatgtgtgtatgagagatatacgtccttgtaatggagtgtaaaataaataaagagtcacaggttaggttaggttaggttatataaaccatttattttatttattccgatcattcagagcatgaagaaagaagagaaaatgatagagaaaacagtgtgaaaaactcagtaatacttgggtcgcctgtgatagggccgatgtaaacactgtacctagggtacgttggcgactgatgaaagttaaaacatgtttgtcaacaatttatatcgtaaaatttaaatattgcagccatgttgacgtgatgcactAGCTATCATAAATGAAACACATTGttcgtaaacaagaaagtcgcacatgcgcagttccgacggtCCCTCCCTTTTATTTAGTCTGCTAATAGTGAGTATTGAAATGCTATCACCAATTACTAGTAAAAACTTTCTTAAGATTTTTGTGGTCGTGTTACTCTttataaaacacacacaaatactcaaaaactgaaaataataaTGCTTGATGTCATGTGACGTCAGCCTGTAGACGCCCAATACCAGTCATCTTTATGACGTCGCCATCTTCAAATTCTTATTATCATTTTCTCCCTTTGAACAGGCGTTCGGATGGAACCTTGCCGGTGCTGGCGCTATTGCGGCGTGGTCGGGAATACTTTCGTTGATCTTGTTCGGGTTGATGCACTGTCTCAAGATTTTGCGAGTTAGCCGAGAATTAGAGATAAAAGGTAAACCAAGCGGCCCAGTATAACAGTATAATCAATTGTTACATTTAGTGTTGCATCAGAAGTCGGTTCGTGGCGATTTGTTTGAAGAAttatcatttcataaaatttcacatgATTTCAGAGCAAAGACATCGgtaattagaggttataaacggcaagcgagggcaGACCTCTGgcgtgaaaattagcatatttagcGGGAAATAACCACCCATCGATATAGTGGTCGTTTCAGCGCATTTTACTCCTCCttaattcattatttttgttcttcctTGTTCGTCTTTCTATGTTTATAcgaaattttcttttcatctcATATCAGGCCTTGATATTCCAAAGCACGGAGAACCGGCTTATCCAGTGGAGAGTTATGGACACGGCTGGGGTGCCATGGGGATTGCTCTTGAGAAACACACTAAAATGAATGGAATCGATAACCGGGTAAGGCTGTATTCAAGTCTGAAGATTAGGGATCAACCATCATATCTTTTAGGGGGGATAGTTCAAATACTGCAGTGCGTAAACTGTTAATTTGCGTTGTTTCAGACTCCAAACTTGGAAGTGTAACGTGAGACGAACCCTGGCAAATTCTTGGAATGCCTGAGTTCTCATCCAGGACCACACCTGTGATATAATGGTCGATCCCTCAGAGTCTCTTTTATCCCCTTCATAGATAACATGTCCCATCGCATCATTTTTAAGCCGTATTTTGAAGAAATATgagacaaaaataaattgtaggTCGTCTTCTGTTTTGATGCGCACTCTTCCGAGAGAAATACTTAAGCGTTTACATTAACCATGGATGAGTGCGGTACAACTATAAAACAAATTGTAGACGACTGCTTGTCAACAAATGACCCTGCCGGAAAATGCGTACTTTAACCCTTATCCTTGAAGTTCCAAGTTCATACGTCATCGTCAGGTCAagttttgtttaaaaaacaGTTAGGCATAGCATGTTCCGTATGTTGCGTTAAaaaagacttgaacatttgcAAGCTGCCGAAAACATAGATATCGCATGTACACGTGATTGAACATTTGCAAGCTGCCGAAAACAAAGATATTGCATGTACACGTGATTTTTACTGACTGGAGCTGCTACAGCATACCATGTCAAGCAGGATGGAATACTAATGGATCAGCTCAATACTACTTTTCACTGACGTGGCACATGGGGAAATGGTACTGCCAGGCAGGATTAGGCTAAAAACCATTACTATACAGTTTTGGATACTTGATTACAGTACGACCTCGAGGCTAAAATCACGCTGCTTGACGACAGTGGCGctgttctttcaaatgatagaCCAGCGCGCAATGGTTCATTTTCAATTATTCAGAATGGTTTGTGCAGATCATATGTGAAAACGTCAAACGTCTACGCCACTTCATTTATGGCGGATATTACAGACAGCCTGCCTTGGCAATATTTTAACAATTGTTCGTACGGGTTACTAAAGTCGAGGAAATATATTACATTGACATTACCTACGTTTTTCTGAATATATTACAGCATGCATAATCGATTACCCACGGATATGGAAAAACGAAAGACAACTGCTGCAAATGTTGAAAACGGTGAGTATGGCGCGCTGTCGGAACAcaattaaattgaaattatgCATCTTAAAATATTTACGGTGTGACACATCGTTTTCCATGTAATGTTgtgaaatgaattttaaatcattaaatgaattttaaatcgatttttttctttttttttcattttttaccgGGGATCGTGCAGGGAATTGTAGTGCTCTGGGCTTAAGATGGCATGGTGCACTGCTGTTAGCTATTTTAAGACCCTTCAAATGCATTTTTCTTTCACGTTCGGACATTTGGCACATTTTGTCTATAGAATTGGGTGAGGGTTCAGAATTCAACACTTGTTAAGGAAGTACGCCCATCGAATTGAAACACAAAGATTTGTTCGAACTTTTAGTTAGGAAaatttaaaccattcccttccaaaatcaagaataatattCGAGGGTCAAAGTTTGTACtataaaaacaaattacttattAACGCCATGGAACGTTTTGGGAGAGCtgaatctttatatttttcaaatttcccaaaAGTGTTGGGTGCCGTACAGgtgaatgtttcaatattacaaattactcataaaacaagttcATTGCTTAAAGAGGAAAGCAGATTAGATTACTTTTGTAGATTAAACCGATTACTTTtgtagattaaaccgacatcagttcactatccaattatcccaaattagttccaatcgtgttttatttttatcgacatttgaaattcaaaatggccgccaaccatGCATGCATCAACTCTGCATGTATGGAGAAAATGAATTTCGATTTCCATAGAAACAAGCCGGTGAAAACTGTTTATTTTTATcgaattaattaatttgtttatttatttatttgtttatttgtttgtttgtatactttttgtttgtttatttatttattcattcattcatttatttgttttatattttcactgcATAGGTAATGGCGTTGTACACAGAGATGTTGGAGTGTACGCTGATTTTGAAGAAACAGAGACGAACGACACACCGCTGTAAACCTcattttttgccatatttctgCCAATTTCAAATGCGACTATGATGGCGCTGTCATATGGCACTGTGATAGACTGCCACGTGGTGCTGTAAAAATATCGTCTATGGAGATGAAATGTGCTTAAGTCGATCTCTATATTGGTCAACTTGATAACTTCCGAAAGGAGAGCAAAAAGACTTACACCCGCGTGAGCAGTCAATATTAACAAGAAGTAATGCGAAAACAAGAGATTATTGAATTCAGGTTTCACATTAACTTGACCCTTTCTTATCTTGCCATTTGACGAGAAAATATAAATCTCTTCCTTGTTCCAAGCTGAATCTTGCGATTTTGTCATCGATATCAgataattaatatcaataagTGAGggtgtatcatcaaattttctATTCGGGgtattatacatgtatttaaactTCGGTCTGTTTCGGATTTTGCAGACGTACTCTACTCATTTGCTCTATTTTTGTATATTGTTGTCATTGATATTCCTTTATTAGTATTTAAAGTTGTAACTGCGTTGGCGAGTTTTTTGTCAAGTAAGCCAGCGTTTAGCGAGGACATGTCGATAACTCATTACAgaatttaaaatcaaaacaatcaGTATTGATTGGATTAATAGagtatgaaataaatgaaagaaaCGAAAAAGTAAAAGAGAATGGTGTTTTATTAATATCATTTTCCTGTCATTACATCTGCATGTGCTGAATGggtgagaaaaataatattgCCTTCAGCGGTGAGAGAAGCAATGTTGTAGATGTAATCCCGGATGTAATCTCCAAAGGTCTTATTCCAGTGTTAAGAAAATGGCGGAAATGGGTCGATGTCGTGAAATATCATACTTTTTTGCGGCATACGTCACGGCGCACAGGGACAGATTTGGGTCATTTCTACAGTCTCTCCACATTCTCAAAAGAAAACTTGCTTGGCATATGTGCCTGGCACTTGTAAGAGCTCCAGCTTTAACGTTTGATATGTCGTCGATTTATAGTTTTCTGCTTGACCCGACAATTAATATCTCGAAATGCCAGATGCGGTCGAGTTGTCAATAGTTCCTGCACGCATGTAATGTTCGGTATTACTGTTGACAACTACATTTTAGCAATTGGAATAAATTCACAGCGATAACATTGCATACTGTGTATATTGAATTCTCTTTGCAAGCTAATGCTTCGTGTTTCAACAAACTCCAGCAATAGCAGGAGAAGAGGCAAGTAAAGTATTTGAACATCAAAAGAATGGAAACATGATTGATTAAAAAGTTTTATTGTATGGCCTGATAGAGAAAGCTTGTTTCGGTCTAGGTTCGGTTGCCAATCGACGTAACGATAATGTCAGAGCCAGTCGTGATCCtacatgatttttttacaaaatttacgaAATAGCTGGCGGACAAACTTGTGTAATATTTAGCAATTATCACTGAAACGATCAAGTACATCCAAAGACTTAAGTTGCGAGATTTATTCCgtgataaatttattttttgtaagaTTCCCCCTccccaaatatatatatttacatagtaCCAACCCAATACTGTTATTTATATTCTTTCTAGAAAGGTGGccgttcaagatggcggagagACAATAACCGTGTGTTTCTCAACAACCACTTCTCGATGCCGTATGTATCGATGCTGAGTAGGCCTTCGCAAGAACCGTGCCTAAAAGACCCCCTAGGGATATAAGAACTACCAAAATAATCGATGTAAGCAATAATATTGCAAAACCATCCAGAAGCTTTATGCACAAACTCGAACTTGGTTCAAGTTTTATACTTCCTGTCGAACTGTTTTCGGCCGAGCAACGATGTCCATTCGTTCGACTCTCAGTGCCCACGCACTTTGACCTTTCTAACATCTCGAGTGAAATTCGTCCATCTGTGTCAAAGATTTCATCGCCAATATCGTACATGTCACCATCAGCGTCGATTATTTCAATATCAAATGATTCAGAACTACTTTCTTGTTTCTCTGACATTGTGGGAGGTCCCTCGCGATTGTAAAGTTCCCGCATTTTGCCTGTCGTCTGCTCGTCTACCATCTGAGGCTGCAAACGTACAGGATCGGTAACGCTTTCTTTTGAAGCAAAAGTTAATACTTTGTTATCGACAATTCGAGGCAAGTAACCCGAACGTTGTGTTTTATGTTCACCGTCGATGGACAAAGTTATTTCGTCTGCGTGTTTCCCGCGTATATCGTTTACTTCGTCTCTGCGTCTTTCCCGCGCAAATCAATGTGTGAATAGTTTTCCTTCGTATTTGTTTCGGAAGAACCATTTCTAGCTTGACAGGTCAAATTTCTCGTACGTCGATCATGTGGTTGACTTCCAATGTTATCACGTTTAGGCGCCGAGAAATCACTTCCATGGAAACGAAAAATggtattcataaaatattccaGTGAGGTCGTCGTATTTGGATTCTGTTGAATCTGTTGTTCTGTTTCTGAATGTTTTGGTTTCTCGGAAACTGAACAGTGTGCCTCCGGAAATATCTGAAAAgttggatttttttcaacttgCACTATTGGTTCTTCAATTACGGAGCGGTGCAGAGTTGTGCCGGTAAAAACTGCTCGTTTCTCGGTGACACGGCTGCCTTTCTCTTCATTCGCAGAAAACGCGGGGCCATCAGTGCTGACTTCTTTCTTTGGTTCCGCAACGGATGGCTGCCGTTGAGATTCGACTAGGTTTGTTTGACTTTGCTTTCTGTTGACAGGACTCTGTCCATCAAATACTGTCACAGCAAGGTTTGCAGCTGGCCATGTCGATGCATTCtcatcaatatttccgatcCCTTTTCGAATTTTGGCCCTGGTTTGGAAGAAAGTCACATTAAAACCCCATTAGCTCTATCTTTTTACCTTTTCCCCTAATAGGatgatttgaaatcaaatgcaccTCACGTAAAAATACTTGCCGAAAAGTGACCACAGAACATTGTATAAACATTGGCGATGAATACACAACTAAGATTTTAATAACTTATTAATTTTCGAGTGACAACTAAAATATGACCACCGCATATATCTACATGTATTAAGGCATATAGATTTAATAGACTTAaatgtatacagtcacctgtttcCAATCttgtcacagttaccatggaaagagaaaatctaaccaatcacagattttaagcgggtggccgcttttaaaacagcgccctcacatgggcattttaataCCAAGGGACGCCCTTTgatcatatatgggcatatttagattacaggtgactgtatacctttaatccaGGATTGGCATTTTCAAAACGAATCAAAAACATCGTTCTCAAGGtctgatgttgttgttttttagggggtgtaagaaaatgcaaaaagatatcGCTACTAGGGCGTTAATTTGGCACGTAAAATTATTGGGGATTGAATCGTTAATCTATAAAACAGCTAGCATTTTTGAAGCTTCGCTGTATTCCAAGGGTCTCTTTTGACATTAATCCAGTCAAGTATAATGTTCATTCCTTACACTTTTGAAGCAacaccttaaggtagtatgtgtctCGCATGTGAAaaactttgctcaaaatttcttcaattaaaagtatacagtcacctgtaatctaaatatgcccatatatggtcaaaggggcgttccttggtattcaaaactCTCATgtaagggcgctgtttttaaaagaggccaccgcttaaaatctgtaattggttagattttctcttacCATGGTAATTGTGGCAAAatcggaacaggtgacagtatacctttaaactttCAGCcttactcttaccaaatcaagaataaaagtcgggttgcagtgcaaattttggtactagaaaaacaaattacctgatatttatcgatattttagattcaaaattgcctcttccctgtgttaaccctataaagttttcgattttcgaaaaacttaaACGGTAAAAATGCTTCTTACTCCGATACCTTTGGGCCTCACAggtggtggatcagaaaagaattgtaaaagttttggaATACAAATATCTGTGCCCTGTAGGTGTTGATTTTTTCCcaccattttttaaaagttcaaCTGTAACTTCTTGTTAAACTCGCGAAGTACATTAAAACACTAACTATTTAAGTGTCATAGATTCTTGAAAAAGGTGGGGTATTTTCTTGGGTCTATCCTATATAtcccaacatgctttggggagtgtGACAAGAAACTTTAGTTGAAATTAAAAGCAGAACttgggaaaaaatcaaaagttactgctactggccctttaatgttTTACTTTCAAATCCTTCGATTTCTTTCGAGTTACCATGCCAACTAGATATGCGTCTTCAGGGAAGACGTCATCAAAATACTTATCATACTCTCTTTGGCAGTACGCGACTTCGAGgagtgatttttaaaattataattaAAATGCGAGATTTATCATTATATTCTTGTAAACCTGCGCAAGCGAACGTTCATGATACAGATTATTCATAGTCATACGGATGCTGTCCCGGCGAGCTCAGGAAATTGTGATTTTCAATTGATATGTAACCCAAAACGGTTATCTTTCCACTGACAATACGCAATGGTTTTCACATGTACTAAATTTCCCAGGGGgaactagacttggttcaagtctgtgatttgttaatgtttgagttGAGTGAACGCAATaatatgtattttgctttcatgtgaaacgcgcgcgtgagtggagtggacgtgatgagtcgggtgaacgctatacaggggagtttcacccgtgaatccggcagaaactaactcactatactgcgcagactcaaaggtaatgtATTCAATCGCTTGGAAAACATGacctgggctaccaaattccgaataggtttgtacgaaatagcagagacacaagagaaactataataaatgattttattttttttaaattcaccgacttgaaccaagtctaagggGGAACAAAATGATCCGAGGAAAAATGGCGGGGCGCAATTTTCCACCAAAGGTTATGGTAACCTTGGGTTTACTCATATAAAACGCCAAATGCACTTAACGACAAATGTGGCATATGAAGACGAAAAGCTTGTTTCGGTCTAATCGCAATCAGATGAAGTATACTGAGACAAAGGTGCCACATACATTGGAAAAGCCCCTCCCCtcaggctctctctctctctctctctctcttctctctctctctctctctctctctctctctctctctctctctctctcctctc is a window encoding:
- the LOC139129680 gene encoding putative ammonium transporter 1 isoform X2, coding for MASTDFNLTAIMNDISDVSDSLASLEFNMDQFFLIIMSCLIFFMQCGFAFLEAGSVRSKNTTNILIKNLLDVCLGAFAYWGIGYAFAFGSGNEFIGHRHFFFESLDTTMLSHWFFHFVFAATAATIVSGAMAERTEFGAYMIYSFIITGFIYPVVSHWAWSEEGWLYVGPGNGITYQDFAGSGVVHMVGGTAALVGAAVLGPRMGRFVDGKPVDISGHTVPLVALGGFILMFGFFAFNGGSQASISQPGDGPVVALAIVNTTLAGSFGALVALAIRRTGLVMSGSWSLLTTINGALTGMVAICAGCCCVHPWGACAIGVIAGFTYIFWSWVILKVGIDDPLDAVAVHLGGGLWGVISVPILAIDSGIVFRISDAEAWQAFGWNLAGAGAIAAWSGILSLILFGLMHCLKILRVSRELEIKGLDIPKHGEPAYPVESYGHGWGAMGIALEKHTKMNGIDNRVRLYSSLKIRDQPSYLLGGIVQILQCVNC
- the LOC139129680 gene encoding putative ammonium transporter 1 isoform X1, with product MADSSEPNISVLQQHLQDVSESLDSIKSNADHFFLLIMACLIFFMQCGFAFLEAGSVRSKNTTNILIKNLLDVCLGAFAYWGIGYAFAFGSGNEFIGHRHFFFESLDTTMLSHWFFHFVFAATAATIVSGAMAERTEFGAYMIYSFIITGFIYPVVSHWAWSEEGWLYVGPGNGITYQDFAGSGVVHMVGGTAALVGAAVLGPRMGRFVDGKPVDISGHTVPLVALGGFILMFGFFAFNGGSQASISQPGDGPVVALAIVNTTLAGSFGALVALAIRRTGLVMSGSWSLLTTINGALTGMVAICAGCCCVHPWGACAIGVIAGFTYIFWSWVILKVGIDDPLDAVAVHLGGGLWGVISVPILAIDSGIVFRISDAEAWQAFGWNLAGAGAIAAWSGILSLILFGLMHCLKILRVSRELEIKGLDIPKHGEPAYPVESYGHGWGAMGIALEKHTKMNGIDNRVRLYSSLKIRDQPSYLLGGIVQILQCVNC